Proteins encoded together in one Accipiter gentilis chromosome 16, bAccGen1.1, whole genome shotgun sequence window:
- the CENPQ gene encoding centromere protein Q, which yields MKRHHTSSSKMGKTAGGESARKPFQSENQQGPSGKKKGTDGEGGKQGQKRKVTQTVKRKAKEQRDYSPAGEKGSSKKVKLTSAKTGSWQTLSESSRQFLETVMDSIILSVLCQRIERKDDVQRHLNLLKERVLRFFKTLKVPPGKLVNLKNIPSLQMAEKQMLETNEESLVKLQEEINEAEQSAERIEETIQQLQHKIQVLKNQLEEDEKKARKVFQENDSGALCLPELPRRSLQAPTLQEEILKIKNQKGLLKDMNTIQQSAALKNMLTLIEKTYEKVDFL from the exons ATGAAACGCCATCACACATCTTCCAGTAAAATGGGGAAGACCGCTGGTGGAGAATCAGCAAGAAAACCATTTCAATCAGAAAATCAGCAAGGGCCTTCCGgcaaaaaaaagggaacagatggagaaggaggaaaacaaggtcaaaaaagaaag GTCACTCAGACAGTCAAAAGGAAAGCTAAGGAACAACGGGACTATTCCCCTGCAG GAGAAAAAGGTTCTTCAAAAAAGGTGAAGCTAACCAGTGCTAAAACAGGATCTTGGCAGACTCTCTCAGAGAGCAGTAGGCAGTTTCTGGAAACTGTTATGGATTCAATAATACT atctGTTTTGTGCCAACGAATTGAAAGAAAAGATGATGTTCAGAGGCACCTCAATTTACTGAAAGAAAG GGTGCTGAGATTTTTCAAGACTTTAAAAGTGCCTCCGGGGAAGCTGGTCAACCTGAAGAATATCCCGAGCCTTCAAATGGCAGAGAAACAAATGCTTGAGACAAATGAAGAGTCTTTGGTAAAATTGCAG gaagaaataaaCGAAGCTGAGCAATCAGCAGAACGCATTGAAGAAACtatacagcagctgcagcacaaaatCCAGGTGCTCAAGAACCAGTTagaggaagatgaaaaaaaggcCAGGAAG gTATTCCAGGAAAATGACAGTGGAGCACTCTGCCTTCCAGAGCTCCCCAGGCGCAGTTTACAGGCACCTACTTTGCAG gaAGAAATTTTGAAGATCAAAAATCAGAAAGGTCTTTTAAAGGATATGAACACTATTCAGCAGTCAGCTGCCTTGAAGAACATGTTAACCCTCATTGAAAAGACCTATGAGAAGGTGGACTTCCTTTGA